In the genome of Pichia kudriavzevii chromosome 4, complete sequence, one region contains:
- a CDS encoding uncharacterized protein (PKUD0D01200; similar to Saccharomyces cerevisiae YOL087C (DUF1); ancestral locus Anc_3.115), which translates to MSFFRSFSSNSSSTTVNYPNLSGNKSKYTPTASTPPTKKSLTYILNTDTDSYANGNHSIGVNSLIYNKNDQCLISGGRDGQISVWSFDEANGDDENRTDYGYSQLKSRDDVKNFINSNLENDSEIANIEESIKEGLTSFRIRESTLRPKHLCHSELHHFGWINDLKLLDNTTTVASCSNDLSIKLWDYQNDIKHTLGTHDDYIKKIAFTNYYKNQLVSGGLDKIIKIWDVQKGEVINSHYFTEVSHSVYSLDTHNDLIIASGPSNIVTLFDRRDFTKPIKQFIGHTDNVRSLILKDQCFLSGSSDTTVKLWDLRTTRVLRNFDIHDTPVWSLHVSPDDNDISTFYSADKTGILMKTDLRSSDLTNSAQSGYLQYKLNEQSGITTVVADVNLNHTIDEPANSSSCGINDIVEIPQLGTVWTATSSSIHNTNTNFINSWCIPDTTKFIIHQSLLLNKKIAKLYGHGENEGNGESKSIASIHDTDDLVSQLSGDDLDHIDNALFSNTPGLDNIFDDAKMANDLDGGVDYSGIREGDDDTSSLETSNLSGQSYLPATCFMGLLGNLNTQYLMYDDSIIEEKDEINQYDPFTEVDTEWVSSKTRRISINNHFIAEEEMILVPFNEKSISNIAGTSGLVKCKVLNNRRHVAAMDQSGCVYVFDILLNRMIQRVDSTLSVNSIPSVEHVWKQEQDEIIEDPDFSLSERFEAICEKIQTQETLPPWCTAQVKSGKLFITIKENDFSNCEIYGDDFQNYYGDVMGSGNPPRRVNLGKVLVKSMFGGFVNTTLSNHNIELEPVESYSSLSSKDSTQISVIQPPPPPNHVKIPQPAPQTRNNALEKSSKRGLFGRLKGKKDNSTSSVNLNTSSNSGTSTPNSSRPSTPINTPSNIRLNKYLERIQQCQKSNELIRYLEINPDMMSYMKMQEGWDEREREDNRIPRVDYHNDKSTLVIINDEVTHESRPAFRIHLEKIVNGTLSDKETEKLLENLPVWVLKGLVFHIYPIASMPPQKIGFTVAPEEGSGLDQIDGEKLRLNSVGLLRISGIAEFIKNKLPGNDTVELTCKGHQLSPKDTLGTIRARVWRQGGDVEFIYRKQ; encoded by the coding sequence ATGTCATTCTTTAGATCATTTTCCTCCAACAGTTCATCAACGACAGTGAATTATCCCAATTTATCAGGTAATAAGTCCAAATATACTCCAACAGCCTCCACACCACCAACCAAGAAGTCTTTAACTTACATTCTCAACACAGATACAGATAGCTATGCAAATGGCAACCATTCGATTGGCGTGAATTCTCTAATTTACAATAAAAACGACCAATGTCTTATTTCTGGTGGTCGAGATGGGCAGATCTCTGTTTGGTCCTTTGATGAGGCAAATGGCGATGATGAAAACCGTACAGATTATGGATATTCTCAATTAAAGAGTCGAGATGATGTCAAGAATTTCATTAATTCtaatcttgaaaatgattCTGAAATTGCCAATATAGAGGAAAGTATAAAAGAGGGGTTGACGTCATTTCGTATCCGAGAGAGCACGTTGAGACCAAAACATTTGTGCCATTCTGAACTACATCACTTTGGCTGGATTAATGACTTGAAACTATTGGATAATACAACAACCGTGGCTTCGTGTTCCAACGAtttatcaatcaaattatGGGATTATCAGAATGATATAAAACATACACTGGGAACACATGACGATTATATTAAAAAGATCGCCTTTACCAATTACTACAAAAATCAATTGGTATCAGGAGGTTTAGATAAGATAATCAAAATTTGGGATGTTCAAAAGGGTGAAGTTATAAATTCACACTATTTCACAGAGGTCAGCCACTCAGTTTACTCGCTGGATACTCATAATGATTTAATAATTGCTTCTGGTCCTTCAAACATTGTCACTCTTTTTGATAGGCGTGATTTTACCAAACCCATCAAACAATTTATAGGGCATACAGATAATGTGCgatctttgatattgaaggACCAGTGTTTCCTCTCGGGTTCTTCAGATACCACAGTGAAGCTATGGGATTTACGTACCACGAGGGTTTTGAGAAACTTTGATATTCATGATACCCCTGTATGGTCTTTACACGTTTCGCCTGATGACAATGatatttcaacattttatTCAGCAGATAAAACTGGtattttgatgaagacaGATTTAAGATCTTCGGATTTGACAAATTCTGCTCAAAGTGGATATTTGCAGTATAAATTGAACGAACAGTCAGGCATAACCACGGTAGTTGCTGATGTGAATTTGAATCATACAATTGATGAGCCAGCCAATAGTTCTTCATGTGGCATAAACGATATTGTCGAAATCCCACAATTAGGCACTGTATGGACAGCTACTTCTTCTAGTATCCATAATACGAACACAAACTTTATAAATAGTTGGTGTATCCCCGATACAACTAAATTCATTATTCATCAGAGTCTTTTGttgaacaagaagattGCAAAACTATATGGACATGGTGAGAACGAAGGCAATGGtgaatcaaaatcaatagcGAGTATTCATGACACGGATGATTTGGTGAGTCAGCTAAGTGGTGATGATTTGGACCATATCGATAATGCGCTATTTTCCAATACACCGGGGTTGGATAACATATTTGACGATGCTAAAATGGCTAATGATTTAGACGGCGGTGTAGACTATTCTGGTATTAGAGAAGGTGACGATGATACCAGCTCCTTGGAAACAAGCAATTTATCTGGCCAGTCGTACTTACCAGCCACTTGCTTTATGGGATTATTAGGGAACTTAAATACACAGTACTTGATGTATGATGATTCAATTATCGAGGAGAAAGATGAGATTAACCAATATGACCCCTTTACTGAGGTAGATACTGAGTGGGTATCTAGTAAGACTAGGAGGATTTCAATCAACAATCACTTTATTGCTGAAGAAGAGATGATTTTAGTTCCgtttaatgaaaaatcaatctcCAACATTGCAGGTACAAGCGGACTAGTAAAATGTAAAGTTTTGAACAACAGAAGACACGTTGCAGCGATGGACCAGAGCGGGTGTGTCTATGTATTTGATATTCTATTAAATAGAATGATCCAACGTGTTGACTCGACGTTGTCTGTAAACAGTATCCCCTCAGTGGAACATGTTTGGAAGCAGGAACAAgatgaaattattgaagatcCGGATTTCTCGTTGTCAGAGAGATTTGAAGCGATTTGCGAAAAGATACAAACACAAGAGACATTGCCACCTTGGTGTACAGCACAAGTTAAATCTGGCAAATTATTTATCACAATTAAGGAAAAtgatttctcaaattgTGAAATCTACGGTgatgatttccaaaattatTACGGAGATGTCATGGGAAGCGGAAATCCACCAAGGAGAGTTAATTTAGGTAAGGTTTTAGTGAAATCGATGTTCGGGGGTTTTGTCAATACCACCCTTTCCAACCATAACATCGAGCTTGAGCCTGTTGAAAGTTATAGTTCTCTTTCGAGTAAAGACTCAACACAAATTAGTGTTATACAACCACCTCCACCACCTAACCATGTGAAAATTCCTCAGCCGGCACCACAGACACGTAATAATGCACTTGAGAAAAGTAGTAAAAGAGGATTATTTGGTCGTTTGAAAGGCAAGAAGGACAATTCAACATCTAGTGTCAATTTAAACACCAGCTCAAATTCCGGTACCTCTACACCCAACTCTTCACGCCCAAGCACTCCAATTAATACCCCTTCAAATATTCGACTGAATAAGTATCTGGAGCGCATCCAGCAATGCCAGAAATCCAATGAATTGATTAGGTACTTAGAGATAAACCCTGACATGATGTCGTATATGAAGATGCAAGAAGGATGGGATGAGAGGGAAAGGGAAGACAATAGAATTCCCAGAGTGGATTATCATAATGACAAATCCACCCTTGTAATTATCAATGACGAAGTCACTCATGAATCAAGACCTGCATTCAGAATACaccttgaaaaaattgtcaaCGGAACATTGAGTGAtaaagaaactgaaaaattattagaGAATTTACCTGTATGGGTCCTTAAAGGATTGGTTTTCCACATATATCCAATAGCTTCAATGCCTCCACAAAAGATCGGATTTACTGTAGCACCTGAAGAAGGGAGTGGATTAGATCAAATagatggtgaaaaattgaGATTGAATTCGGTCGGATTATTACGTATCTCAGGTATAGCAGAGTTTATCAAGAATAAGTTACCTGGCAATGATACTGTTGAACTTACATGTAAGGGCCATCAGCTTTCACCAAAGGATACATTGGGTACTATACGTGCCCGTGTATGGCGTCAGGGTggtgatgttgaatttatctaTAGGAAGCAATAA
- a CDS encoding uncharacterized protein (PKUD0D01210; Pfam Domains: DLH(2.3e-17)), with protein MQYIVFFVRVIEKKMTSLPPSECCAKVAYQQGTPSGHIEIISTLKCYVSSNYTTNSDKYLLIFTDVFGIELLNNKLLGDHFAQQLGYPVIIPDILFDDPLSEGSTDFQRFFANHPVDKTKKCVFNFLSSFKDTFPHATFIAGIGYCFGAKYLCHHLTESGIIDVGAFAHPSYIEEDEFSMIKKPLLISAAENDPVFTRESRVKSEEILKCLNIPYQIDLFGGVYHGFAVRGDLSKKQVKYASEKAFSDAVYWFKYHAEN; from the coding sequence ATGCAATATATAGTGTTCTTTGTCAGAGtcatagaaaaaaaaatgacgTCTTTACCTCCATCCGAATGTTGTGCCAAGGTTGCATACCAACAAGGAACACCTTCAGGTCATATCGAGATTATTTCAACGTTGAAGTGCTATGTTTCTAGTAATTACACCACCAATTCCGATAAATATTTGCTAATTTTCACAGATGTTTTTGGTATTGAACTACTTAACAACAAATTACTAGGGGATCATTTTGCTCAGCAGTTAGGCTACCCAGTTATTATTCCAGATATTCTTTTCGATGATCCATTATCTGAAGGAAGCACTGATTTCCAAAGGTTTTTTGCAAACCACCCAGTTGATAAGACAAAGAAATgtgtttttaattttttgtcCTCTTTCAAAGACACCTTCCCCCATGCAACGTTTATTGCGGGAATTGGATACTGTTTTGGAGCCAAATATCTATGTCATCACTTGACCGAATCCGGAATTATAGATGTTGGTGCGTTTGCGCATCCGTCGTATATcgaagaagatgaatttAGCATGATCAAGAAGCCCTTACTTATATCAGCCGCAGAAAATGACCCTGTTTTTACACGTGAGTCAAGAGTGAAATCTGAAGAGATTCTAAAGTGCCTGAACATTCCATACCaaattgatttgtttgGTGGTGTTTATCATGGATTTGCCGTAAGGGGTGATCTTTCCAAGAAACAAGTCAAATATGCCTCTGAGAAGGCATTCTCCGATGCCGTTTACTGGTTCAAGTACCACGCAGAGAACTGA
- a CDS encoding uncharacterized protein (PKUD0D01220; similar to Saccharomyces cerevisiae YBR154C (RPB5); ancestral locus Anc_3.114), whose translation MEDADRVTSRLWRAYRTIKEMVSDRGYFISQEELEMSLEEFREKICDSMGMPQRKLMSFQANPRQEAQEKYGDLGPLWVEFCDEPSVGIQTMKNFCAHITDKNFSTGLFIYQKNLTPSATKAIAAAEPAVIEIFQETDIIVNITHHELVPKHIRLSNEEKKDLLTRYRLKESQLPRIQSEDPIAKYLGLKRGQVVKIIRRSETSGRYASYRICL comes from the coding sequence ATGGAGGACGCTGATAGAGTTACATCCAGATTATGGAGAGCATACCGTACCATTAAAGAGATGGTGTCAGACCGTGGATACTTTATTTCCCAGGAGGAACTAGAGATGTCGTTGGAAGAGTTTAGGGAGAAAATCTGCGATTCCATGGGTATGCCACAGCGGAAACTCATGTCATTCCAGGCAAATCCACGCCAGGAAGCACAGGAAAAATATGGAGATCTAGGCCCATTATGGGTGGAGTTTTGTGACGAGCCTAGTGTTGGTATtcaaacaatgaagaatttttgTGCACATATAACAGACAAGAACTTCTCGACTGGGTTATTCATTTACCAGAAGAACCTAACTCCAAGTGCAACCAAGGCTATAGCTGCTGCGGAACCTGCagttattgaaattttccaGGAAACTGATATTATTGTGAATATTACCCATCACGAGCTTGTTCCAAAGCACATCAGATTAAGTaatgaggagaagaaagatttaTTGACAAGATACAGATTAAAGGAGTCGCAATTACCTAGAATCCAAAGCGAGGATCCAATTGCTAAGTATTTAGGGTTGAAGAGAGGCCAAGTTGTGAAGATTATCAGGAGATCTGAAACTTCTGGTAGATATGCATCTTACAGAATTTGTTTATAA
- a CDS encoding uncharacterized protein (PKUD0D01230; similar to Saccharomyces cerevisiae YBR153W (RIB7); ancestral locus Anc_3.113), with the protein MSALLPLPEDIKHLLEEYLPGEKPFLTLTYAQSLDSRVSAGPGLRTVISHEQTKTMTHYIRAHHDAIVIGISTFLADNPSLNCRYNLNKHKIRPVIIDPHFKSSSKLAGSKIVENYTDGTGLKPLIVVSRDVNSSSTEEFDVVHLKCVNGRFPWEIIVKKLHELGLPRIMVEGGAYIINSLLTEPKLVDSLIITIGPVFLGENGVSVSPGQNVTLENIKWWTGIQDSVICATLK; encoded by the coding sequence atgtcTGCGTTGCTACCACTTCCAGAGGATATCAAACATCTTCTAGAAGAATACTTACCTGGTGAGAAGCCATTTCTTACATTGACCTATGCACAATCACTTGATAGTAGAGTATCAGCTGGTCCTGGTTTGAGAACTGTTATTTCCCATGAACAGACAAAAACCATGACACACTATATTAGAGCACATCATGATGCTATTGTCATTGGAATATCGACCTTTCTTGCTGACAACCCCTCTTTAAATTGTAGATACAACCTTAACAAACATAAAATAAGGCCTGTCATCATTGATCCGCATTTTAAGAGTAGTTCTAAACTTGCAGGCTCTAAAATAGTGGAGAATTACACAGACGGAACAGGTTTGAAACCTCTCATTGTTGTTTCCCGTGACGTCAACTCATCGAGTACAGAGGAGTTTGATGTTGTGCACCTAAAATGCGTCAATGGACGGTTCCCATGGGAGATCATAGTGAAGAAATTACATGAATTGGGCCTACCTCGCATCATGGTTGAAGGTGGAGCCTATATAATCAATTCCCTGCTGACAGAACCCAAACTCGTCGATTCACTCATTATTACTATAGGTCCTGTCTTTCTTGGTGAGAATGGTGTTTCTGTATCACCAGGACAAAATGTAACtcttgaaaacatcaaatgGTGGACCGGTATCCAAGACTCAGTCATATGTGCAACGTTAAAATGA